Proteins co-encoded in one Methanobrevibacter sp. genomic window:
- the pfdA gene encoding prefoldin subunit alpha: protein MEDQQNLEQIVNEINAYNQQAELIQQQIELIRASIVEVDTLTNTLDDLKGKDSVEAFVPVGAGSFIKGDLKNTDEIIISIGAGYAIKKDVEGAKEIVAGQKEDLEDSLDKMLGNLQQVTDIVGALTNQANQIAAAAQGQMTGF from the coding sequence ATGGAAGATCAGCAAAATTTAGAACAAATTGTTAATGAGATAAATGCGTACAATCAACAAGCAGAATTAATTCAACAACAAATTGAATTAATAAGGGCGTCAATTGTAGAGGTTGACACATTAACTAACACTTTAGATGATTTAAAAGGTAAAGATTCCGTTGAAGCATTCGTACCTGTTGGTGCTGGTTCTTTCATTAAAGGGGATCTTAAAAACACAGATGAAATTATCATAAGTATTGGTGCAGGATACGCTATTAAGAAAGACGTTGAAGGGGCTAAGGAAATTGTTGCAGGTCAAAAGGAAGACCTTGAAGACAGTTTGGACAAAATGCTCGGTAACTTGCAGCAAGTAACTGACATTGTGGGCGCTTTAACCAATCAGGCTAATCAGATAGCTGCTGCTGCACAAGGTCAAATGACCGGATTCTAA
- the rpl18a gene encoding 50S ribosomal protein L18Ae, with protein sequence MITKIYRVKGTFVMGEEKSIFVKEYKATSEANVEEKIYERFGSKHGLNRSQISIDEITEIAPEEVTDPIVKEIL encoded by the coding sequence ATGATAACAAAAATTTACAGAGTTAAAGGTACTTTTGTGATGGGCGAAGAAAAAAGTATATTTGTAAAAGAGTACAAGGCTACTAGTGAAGCTAATGTCGAAGAAAAAATATACGAACGTTTTGGAAGCAAACACGGTCTCAATAGAAGCCAAATTTCTATTGATGAAATTACCGAAATTGCACCAGAAGAAGTCACCGACCCAATTGTAAAAGAGATTCTATAA
- a CDS encoding translation initiation factor IF-6: MLKRIDIIGNPNVGVFILATDDVAIVPYNLLDDKMDIIKEALEVDVLKSSIAGSNLIGSLAVANSNGIVVTPHALDKEIKQLEDIGLNVAKIPGTYTAVGNIVACNDNGAIVSPFLDEDAINVLEDTLDVDVQATSMVGSDIIGSLITVTNKGFLMGKNATESEVDFARNIFGVDGNVGTVGRGISLVGACCLANTKGAIVAKDSTGPEMARVEESLGFLDDRF; this comes from the coding sequence ATGTTAAAAAGAATAGATATAATAGGAAATCCTAATGTAGGAGTATTTATTTTAGCAACAGACGATGTCGCTATTGTTCCATACAATCTTTTGGATGATAAAATGGACATCATTAAGGAAGCTTTAGAAGTTGACGTCTTAAAGTCTTCAATAGCTGGTAGTAACCTTATTGGATCTTTAGCTGTAGCTAATTCAAACGGTATCGTTGTAACTCCACATGCATTAGATAAAGAAATTAAACAACTTGAAGATATAGGGTTAAATGTAGCGAAAATTCCAGGAACTTACACAGCAGTAGGTAATATTGTTGCATGTAACGACAATGGAGCTATTGTAAGTCCTTTCTTGGATGAGGATGCAATCAATGTCTTGGAAGATACTTTGGATGTAGATGTTCAGGCAACTTCCATGGTTGGTAGTGACATTATTGGTTCTCTAATTACAGTTACCAACAAGGGATTTTTAATGGGCAAGAACGCTACTGAAAGTGAAGTTGATTTCGCGCGTAATATTTTCGGTGTAGATGGAAATGTTGGTACCGTTGGCCGTGGAATTTCATTGGTTGGGGCATGCTGTCTTGCAAACACTAAAGGGGCAATTGTCGCTAAGGACAGTACAGGTCCTGAAATGGCTAGAGTTGAAGAATCATTAGGCTTTTTGGATGATAGATTTTAA
- a CDS encoding 50S ribosomal protein L31e translates to MERVYTIPLRDVKKVKRTIRAPRAIREVQNFLIKHMKAEEVKLDESINHMIWARGIQKIPSKITVKAVKDDDGVVEATLAE, encoded by the coding sequence ATGGAAAGAGTATACACTATTCCACTTAGAGATGTTAAAAAAGTCAAAAGGACTATCAGAGCACCTAGGGCTATTAGAGAGGTACAAAACTTCTTAATCAAACATATGAAAGCTGAAGAAGTTAAATTAGATGAATCTATTAATCATATGATTTGGGCAAGAGGTATTCAAAAAATACCTTCTAAAATTACAGTCAAAGCAGTTAAAGATGATGATGGTGTTGTTGAAGCAACTTTAGCAGAATAA
- a CDS encoding 50S ribosomal protein L39e, with protein sequence MSRNKPLAKKLRMAKATKQNRRIPIWAYAKTNRKLRYRPKPRHWRRNSLKL encoded by the coding sequence ATGAGTAGAAATAAACCATTAGCTAAAAAATTGAGAATGGCAAAAGCAACCAAACAAAACAGAAGAATTCCAATCTGGGCTTATGCTAAGACTAACCGTAAACTTAGATACAGACCTAAACCTAGACATTGGAGAAGAAACAGTCTTAAATTATAA
- a CDS encoding DNA-binding protein, which produces MSDLDEIRRKRMAELQAQQAASQQQMQMQAQQQMQQQEAQAQFEAQKKQILSQILTSEARNRLANLRLTKPELVNQIEIQLIQSAQAGSLRGKVTDEQLKVLLQQIAGQKREMKITRK; this is translated from the coding sequence ATGAGCGATCTTGACGAAATACGTCGTAAAAGAATGGCTGAATTACAAGCACAGCAAGCGGCTTCCCAACAGCAAATGCAAATGCAAGCACAACAGCAAATGCAACAGCAAGAAGCTCAAGCACAGTTTGAAGCTCAAAAGAAGCAAATTTTATCTCAAATTTTAACTTCTGAAGCTCGTAACAGGTTGGCTAACTTGAGATTAACCAAGCCTGAGCTTGTTAACCAGATTGAGATTCAACTTATTCAGTCAGCACAGGCAGGCAGTCTTAGAGGTAAGGTAACTGACGAACAGTTAAAAGTACTTCTTCAACAAATTGCAGGTCAGAAAAGAGAAATGAAAATTACAAGGAAATAA
- a CDS encoding 30S ribosomal protein S19e: protein MTTVFDVPAEVLIDTVAEEFKNNDKINPPAWANFVKTGVHKERKPENPDWWYIRTASIFRRVYMDGPVGVMSLRTFYGGKKDRGVRPEVFRKGSGAIIRGALHQLEDAGFVEKVEGGRVVTPAGRSYLDKISGKIIEDIPELEKY from the coding sequence ATGACTACTGTATTTGATGTACCTGCAGAAGTGTTAATCGACACTGTTGCAGAAGAATTTAAAAACAATGATAAAATCAACCCTCCTGCATGGGCGAATTTTGTAAAAACTGGAGTTCATAAAGAAAGAAAACCTGAAAACCCAGATTGGTGGTATATTAGAACTGCTTCTATCTTTAGAAGAGTTTACATGGACGGTCCAGTTGGAGTTATGAGTTTAAGAACTTTCTACGGTGGTAAAAAAGACCGTGGTGTTCGTCCTGAAGTATTTAGAAAAGGTAGTGGAGCTATTATCAGAGGAGCTTTACACCAATTAGAAGACGCAGGTTTTGTTGAAAAAGTTGAAGGTGGAAGAGTTGTCACTCCCGCAGGAAGATCTTACTTAGATAAAATATCTGGTAAAATTATTGAAGATATTCCTGAGCTTGAAAAATATTAA
- a CDS encoding YhbY family RNA-binding protein has protein sequence MIQNKKELMNRSLHAMTINIGKAAVNDNVIEEIKRQLKANEIVKLKFAKNIARDKDEYINDIVQKTRAQLVDVRGNVAVIYKRKP, from the coding sequence ATGATTCAAAACAAAAAAGAACTGATGAATAGGTCTCTTCATGCTATGACAATTAACATTGGTAAGGCTGCGGTCAACGATAACGTTATCGAAGAAATCAAGCGTCAGCTCAAGGCTAATGAAATTGTTAAGCTCAAATTTGCAAAAAATATCGCTAGAGATAAAGATGAATATATAAATGACATAGTTCAAAAAACAAGGGCTCAGCTCGTTGACGTTAGAGGAAATGTTGCTGTCATTTATAAAAGAAAGCCTTAA
- a CDS encoding ribonuclease P protein component 4 translates to MSRGRKPKWMIDIAIERMHILFENAEKQFPKHPERSNRYVEMAKKLSTKYNTKIPEKWSRRYCKNCGSFLCYGHNSTVRLINENVNIFCGECGHVMKIPYQREKKNKRRANYDSKQKRTDE, encoded by the coding sequence TTGAGTAGAGGAAGAAAACCCAAGTGGATGATTGATATAGCCATAGAAAGGATGCATATCCTTTTTGAGAATGCAGAAAAGCAGTTTCCCAAACATCCCGAAAGATCCAATAGGTATGTGGAAATGGCTAAGAAATTGTCTACCAAATACAATACCAAGATTCCTGAAAAATGGTCCAGAAGGTATTGCAAGAACTGCGGAAGCTTCCTTTGCTATGGTCACAATTCTACTGTCCGGCTAATTAATGAAAATGTTAATATTTTTTGTGGTGAATGTGGCCATGTTATGAAAATTCCTTATCAAAGGGAGAAGAAAAATAAAAGGAGAGCTAATTATGATTCAAAACAAAAAAGAACTGATGAATAG
- a CDS encoding adenylate kinase family protein: protein MNQTIFISGTPTVGKTTISEVLASKIGAKLIKINDFVFENGLTLGKDSDKGYEVIDIEKLDAALQEELEDFDGTAIVEGHVSHLCSNADKIIVLRANPEILRERLEARGYGESKIRENLEAEALGVCGCEAYDMHSNKVEEVDVSSMTVEDAVEVLEDIIEGNVHYPFGNIDFMEWIISN from the coding sequence ATGAATCAAACTATTTTTATTAGTGGTACGCCTACTGTAGGTAAAACAACTATATCAGAAGTATTAGCTTCTAAAATAGGAGCTAAGCTTATTAAAATCAATGATTTCGTTTTCGAAAACGGCCTGACCTTGGGAAAAGACTCAGACAAAGGCTATGAAGTCATTGACATTGAAAAATTGGATGCTGCACTTCAGGAGGAACTTGAGGACTTTGATGGAACAGCCATTGTGGAAGGTCATGTAAGTCACCTGTGCTCAAATGCCGACAAGATAATAGTTCTAAGGGCAAATCCTGAAATATTAAGGGAGAGACTTGAAGCTAGGGGATACGGCGAAAGCAAGATACGTGAAAACCTGGAAGCTGAGGCTCTTGGAGTTTGCGGCTGTGAAGCTTATGACATGCACTCCAACAAAGTTGAGGAAGTAGATGTTTCCAGCATGACAGTTGAGGATGCAGTTGAAGTTTTGGAAGATATCATTGAAGGAAATGTCCATTATCCATTTGGAAACATTGACTTTATGGAATGGATTATTTCAAATTAA
- a CDS encoding GTP-binding protein, with amino-acid sequence MGIEEKIKAIEEEIQKTPYNKATSHHIGKLKAKISKLKEESLQRSSSGTKGQGFHVKKSGDATVVLVGFPSVGKSTLLNEITNAESKVGAYQFTTLDIVPGIMEHKNAKIQVFDIPGIITGASSGKGRGREILSVARTADLIVVVLDTLNPQHLDVILKELHNIGIRPNQKEPDVTVKRKKLGGVNISSTVPLTHLDEKTVRSIINEYGMHNADVLFRDDVTMDQFIDVLDRNKSYVPMLILLNKVDLVDEAYLNELKKYIPEFIPISADKKMNIDNLKDTIFDNLDLVRVYLKPQGRKADMEDPLVIKKGSTVIDACGKLHREFVKNFRHAKVWGSSVKFPGQKVGPDHVLEDEDVLRIILKK; translated from the coding sequence ATGGGAATTGAAGAGAAGATAAAAGCGATTGAAGAGGAAATTCAAAAGACACCATATAATAAAGCAACTTCTCATCATATTGGTAAGTTAAAGGCAAAAATTTCCAAACTAAAAGAGGAATCTCTACAAAGAAGCAGTTCAGGTACTAAAGGTCAAGGGTTCCATGTTAAAAAATCAGGGGATGCTACGGTCGTTTTGGTCGGTTTTCCTTCTGTGGGAAAGTCCACTTTGTTAAATGAGATTACAAATGCTGAAAGTAAAGTTGGAGCTTATCAATTTACAACTTTAGATATTGTTCCTGGAATAATGGAACATAAAAATGCGAAGATACAGGTTTTCGACATTCCTGGAATCATTACTGGAGCTAGCAGTGGTAAGGGTAGAGGTAGGGAAATCCTATCCGTTGCAAGAACTGCAGATCTTATTGTTGTTGTTCTAGATACACTAAATCCACAACATTTGGATGTTATTCTAAAAGAGCTTCATAATATTGGAATCAGGCCTAATCAAAAGGAACCTGACGTAACTGTAAAACGTAAAAAATTAGGTGGAGTCAACATTTCATCAACCGTTCCACTTACACATTTGGATGAAAAAACAGTAAGATCCATAATAAATGAGTATGGTATGCATAATGCAGATGTGCTCTTTAGGGATGATGTGACAATGGATCAATTTATTGACGTTCTTGATAGAAATAAATCATATGTTCCAATGTTAATCCTTTTAAATAAGGTGGATTTGGTAGATGAAGCATATCTAAATGAACTTAAAAAATACATACCTGAATTCATACCTATTTCAGCTGACAAAAAGATGAATATTGACAACCTTAAGGATACAATATTCGACAATCTTGATCTGGTAAGGGTTTATCTTAAACCTCAAGGTAGAAAGGCAGATATGGAAGACCCTCTGGTAATCAAAAAGGGCTCTACAGTAATTGACGCCTGTGGAAAACTACACAGGGAATTCGTTAAAAACTTCCGTCATGCAAAGGTCTGGGGAAGCTCAGTAAAGTTCCCAGGTCAAAAGGTAGGTCCCGACCATGTGTTGGAAGATGAGGATGTTTTAAGAATTATTTTAAAGAAATAA
- a CDS encoding STT3 domain-containing protein, with the protein MNKKTLLTIGKSIILILILFAFVFALRAPAADLNYLPDDAKADYIDSHGLPYFSEMDSYYNFRLTNNYITTGHVGDVVVNGTEMDTHRYAPDNQEVDYEMGIVYVTSAMYDFANGIGNGIFGLFAGHGGSYDVREVAFWTGALISCLAVIPAFIFARRLTGNYGAVVAALLIALAPNYFAHTYPGFFDTDMFYFIFALFFIFFFMESLRTRNIILKIVFAVLSIGAIGLFSISWTGYVFYIAVMGLFSIVYLILCYVLKIGNGDPNKYPSRISWFLHQKDLYSIILLGVIGFVILGVTKGIDGITGLFGQFNVLVNLQSTSAIVGGFPNVLISVAEMQKPALVGSGKAAAFLANSNGVINGIGGIIVLFAGLIVLYTLATKLWKLRSAKVKSNVDVSKKPHKSKRKSSAKRIDDKHKLKISLSSLQEFSSHDEIESSRRITLMYTTLFVVWTLTSIIAVTQGSRFITTLVLPFGLMAGMFTGYAVSYIKDTKISDNWLMFIIVLGAVLGGFPIVVLNNILGLAVMAIFIALGAIFIFGIKNKKTATSTNVPIKKWIAIALVIITLVSPTVCGAYQTSNQVVPGTNDAMWNSLEWINENTPENTVVTSWWDFGYLFEVAADRQVTFDGGSQTGERAFWLGKAMTTDNLELSAGIFRMLDTTGDKAVEQLNNYTGDSGKTTSILCDILPMTAGDAKNTLVNKYHLSGSQADSVVKYTHPANPRPVIFVASSDMLQKAGWWSYFGSWNFENQSSENYQYFIPTSPVNVNPGQTVKYPILSESGITYNIVIQRGAGNNTTTAHTEAVITDSGEPLKVNDSVYNPLNASHLIVIENNQMMKNQTISGVDGNYTIFLMAEGNSYTPILMSNILRDSMFTRLYLEGGYNQDIFTQVHMENGVSLWQVNFNNTVAGGAGK; encoded by the coding sequence ATGAACAAAAAAACGTTATTAACAATAGGAAAATCAATTATTCTTATATTGATTTTATTCGCTTTTGTTTTCGCATTAAGAGCTCCTGCAGCAGATCTTAATTATCTTCCAGACGATGCAAAGGCAGATTATATAGATTCTCATGGGCTTCCTTATTTTAGTGAAATGGATTCGTATTATAACTTTAGATTGACTAACAATTACATCACTACAGGTCATGTAGGGGATGTAGTGGTCAACGGTACGGAGATGGATACTCACAGGTATGCTCCAGATAATCAAGAGGTTGATTATGAGATGGGCATTGTCTATGTGACAAGCGCAATGTATGATTTTGCTAATGGTATTGGAAATGGAATCTTTGGATTGTTTGCTGGACATGGCGGTTCTTATGATGTAAGGGAAGTGGCATTCTGGACAGGAGCATTGATTTCATGTCTTGCCGTAATTCCGGCATTCATATTTGCTAGAAGATTGACTGGCAATTATGGTGCTGTTGTAGCTGCTTTGCTTATTGCATTGGCTCCAAACTATTTCGCACACACATATCCAGGATTTTTCGATACAGATATGTTCTACTTCATATTTGCATTGTTCTTCATATTTTTCTTCATGGAGAGCTTGCGTACAAGAAATATCATTTTAAAGATTGTATTTGCAGTATTGTCAATTGGTGCAATAGGTCTTTTCTCCATTTCTTGGACTGGTTATGTATTTTACATAGCAGTTATGGGTCTTTTCTCAATAGTTTACCTTATCTTATGCTATGTTCTTAAAATTGGAAACGGCGATCCAAACAAGTATCCAAGCAGAATATCCTGGTTCCTACACCAGAAGGATTTGTATTCGATCATATTGCTTGGTGTAATCGGATTTGTCATTTTAGGAGTTACAAAAGGAATTGATGGTATAACTGGATTATTTGGACAATTTAATGTTTTGGTTAACTTGCAATCTACTTCAGCTATCGTTGGAGGATTCCCGAACGTACTTATTTCCGTTGCTGAGATGCAAAAACCTGCTTTGGTAGGTTCCGGTAAGGCAGCAGCATTTTTAGCAAACTCTAATGGAGTAATTAATGGTATTGGTGGAATAATTGTTTTGTTTGCTGGTTTAATTGTATTGTACACATTGGCAACCAAGCTTTGGAAACTCAGATCAGCTAAAGTTAAATCCAATGTTGACGTTTCCAAAAAGCCACACAAATCTAAAAGAAAATCTTCAGCTAAAAGAATTGATGATAAACATAAATTGAAAATTTCACTTAGCAGTCTTCAAGAGTTTAGTTCTCATGATGAAATTGAAAGTTCAAGACGCATCACATTGATGTACACTACTCTCTTTGTAGTATGGACTCTTACATCAATCATAGCTGTAACACAAGGTTCAAGGTTTATTACTACTTTAGTATTGCCATTCGGTCTTATGGCTGGTATGTTTACAGGTTATGCTGTCTCTTACATTAAGGATACAAAAATAAGCGACAACTGGTTAATGTTCATAATTGTTTTAGGAGCTGTTCTTGGTGGATTCCCAATAGTTGTACTTAACAATATCCTAGGTTTGGCGGTAATGGCAATATTCATTGCTTTAGGCGCCATATTCATCTTCGGTATTAAAAATAAGAAAACTGCAACTTCCACTAACGTGCCTATTAAGAAATGGATAGCTATCGCATTGGTCATAATAACTCTTGTATCACCTACAGTCTGTGGTGCATACCAGACTTCCAATCAGGTAGTTCCAGGTACCAATGATGCAATGTGGAATTCATTGGAATGGATTAATGAAAACACTCCTGAAAATACTGTAGTCACATCTTGGTGGGATTTCGGTTATCTCTTTGAAGTAGCTGCTGACAGGCAAGTTACCTTTGACGGTGGTTCACAGACTGGTGAACGTGCATTCTGGCTAGGTAAGGCTATGACAACGGATAATCTGGAATTATCTGCAGGTATATTTAGAATGTTGGATACAACCGGTGATAAAGCGGTAGAACAATTAAATAACTATACTGGAGACAGTGGTAAAACAACAAGCATATTGTGCGACATTTTACCAATGACTGCTGGTGATGCTAAAAACACTTTAGTCAACAAATATCATTTATCTGGTTCACAGGCAGACAGTGTTGTCAAATACACTCACCCGGCAAATCCACGTCCTGTAATCTTTGTTGCAAGTTCAGATATGCTGCAAAAGGCAGGCTGGTGGAGTTACTTCGGATCTTGGAACTTTGAAAATCAATCTTCTGAAAACTATCAGTATTTCATTCCAACATCTCCGGTTAACGTAAATCCGGGTCAAACAGTCAAATATCCTATTCTTAGTGAAAGTGGTATTACATACAATATTGTTATTCAGAGGGGAGCTGGCAATAACACAACCACTGCTCACACAGAAGCGGTCATTACAGATTCCGGCGAACCGTTAAAAGTAAATGATAGTGTTTACAATCCACTGAATGCTTCTCATTTGATTGTTATTGAAAATAACCAGATGATGAAAAACCAAACCATTAGCGGCGTAGATGGAAACTACACAATATTCCTAATGGCTGAAGGAAACTCATACACTCCAATTCTCATGAGCAACATATTGCGTGATTCAATGTTTACACGCCTCTACTTGGAAGGGGGATACAATCAGGACATTTTCACACAGGTTCATATGGAGAATGGAGTTTCATTATGGCAAGTAAACTTCAATAACACAGTAGCTGGTGGAGCTGGTAAATAA